A single genomic interval of Ruminococcus sp. NK3A76 harbors:
- a CDS encoding HlyD family efflux transporter periplasmic adaptor subunit yields the protein MRSSATIKVMTVLLSLFVVVMVAYQVYYHFNEKRDTVEAELYTYNDNVTARGVFVRDENVITYSGDGVLEYNYADASKVSVGSTVANVYASEEDILNVNRIEQLENRIAELERAEQPGTTDYIQPESLKSQIDAKYKLLISASIDNDFDTVKKYESEISQIMSIYNLVTNATDSYDSVIASLKKELKDLKKSVKKPKEKIDASETGYFVSYADGYEAILNKEKCVNLNKQQIVDIIEGNDSVAKPPNSAGKLLKDYSCKILMVIDNDERVVSGIELKAMLSASKETYNVYVESVKDAGDGQSIVILTCDSLDSALVSERVQRIELVFDDYTGLKVPREAIRFNSKKEKGVYVILGQDVQFKKIDIVYEGEDYVLSKNTSNEDYLLLYDQILLEAVKNGNSE from the coding sequence ATGAGATCATCGGCAACTATCAAGGTAATGACGGTATTGCTGTCATTGTTTGTAGTGGTTATGGTCGCTTATCAGGTCTATTATCATTTTAACGAGAAACGTGATACCGTTGAGGCTGAGCTTTATACATATAATGATAATGTTACAGCCAGAGGCGTTTTTGTCAGGGACGAAAACGTGATAACCTATTCGGGCGACGGCGTGCTTGAATACAACTACGCTGATGCAAGCAAAGTGTCTGTAGGAAGCACTGTTGCAAATGTCTATGCCAGCGAAGAGGATATTCTGAACGTTAACCGTATAGAGCAGCTCGAAAACCGTATTGCAGAGCTTGAAAGAGCCGAGCAGCCGGGTACGACCGACTATATACAGCCGGAATCGTTAAAATCACAGATAGATGCAAAATACAAGCTGCTGATAAGCGCCTCGATAGATAATGATTTCGATACCGTGAAAAAGTATGAGAGTGAGATCTCTCAGATAATGAGCATATACAATCTTGTTACTAATGCTACAGACAGCTATGATTCAGTGATTGCTTCGCTTAAGAAAGAGCTTAAAGACCTCAAAAAAAGTGTCAAAAAGCCCAAGGAAAAGATAGATGCTTCTGAAACAGGCTATTTTGTGAGCTATGCTGACGGGTATGAGGCGATACTTAATAAAGAAAAATGCGTGAATCTTAATAAGCAGCAGATAGTTGATATTATCGAAGGCAATGATTCTGTTGCTAAGCCGCCGAATTCGGCAGGAAAGCTATTAAAGGACTATTCGTGCAAGATACTCATGGTAATAGACAATGATGAGAGAGTCGTGTCCGGGATAGAGCTCAAGGCCATGCTCAGTGCATCTAAGGAGACATACAATGTTTACGTTGAGTCTGTAAAAGATGCAGGAGACGGGCAGAGCATTGTGATACTCACCTGTGACAGTCTTGACTCGGCGCTTGTAAGCGAGCGTGTTCAGCGAATAGAGCTTGTTTTTGATGATTATACAGGACTTAAGGTGCCAAGAGAGGCTATACGTTTTAACAGCAAAAAGGAAAAAGGCGTATATGTTATTCTCGGGCAGGACGTACAGTTCAAGAAGATAGATATCGTCTATGAGGGCGAGGACTATGTCCTTTCTAAGAACACCTCAAATGAGGATTACCTGCTCCTGTATGACCAGATACTTCTGGAGGCGGTTAAAAATGGAAACAGTGAATGA
- a CDS encoding YggS family pyridoxal phosphate-dependent enzyme → METVNDREDFSYILENYKEICYNVNNAREKYGRGEVDIMAVTKTVPYEKVNFAIENGLCLLGENRVQEYLSKKEFYDKRAQVHFIGHLQTNKVKYIADSVSLIQSVDSFKLANEINKQAGKVSRIMDILIEINIGEEISKSGIDKSQLFELVSQISELENVRIKGLMAIPPIGAGEDVFEKMNELFCLTKEKGFENVSMDILSMGMSGDYEMAIKHGSNLIRIGTKLFGARNYLKG, encoded by the coding sequence ATGGAAACAGTGAATGACAGAGAAGATTTTAGCTATATCCTTGAAAATTATAAAGAGATATGCTATAATGTAAATAATGCCCGTGAAAAATACGGCAGGGGTGAAGTTGACATTATGGCAGTTACTAAGACTGTTCCTTATGAGAAGGTAAACTTCGCAATAGAAAACGGGCTTTGCCTGCTCGGTGAGAACAGAGTTCAGGAATATCTTTCCAAAAAGGAGTTTTATGATAAACGTGCTCAGGTGCATTTTATCGGGCATCTTCAGACTAATAAGGTCAAGTATATCGCTGACAGCGTATCGCTTATACAGTCTGTTGACAGCTTTAAGCTCGCAAATGAGATTAACAAGCAGGCCGGAAAAGTCTCAAGGATAATGGATATACTTATAGAAATAAATATTGGTGAAGAGATATCAAAGAGCGGTATCGACAAGTCTCAGCTCTTTGAGCTCGTTTCCCAGATATCCGAGCTTGAAAATGTAAGGATAAAGGGCCTTATGGCTATTCCTCCCATTGGTGCCGGAGAGGATGTATTTGAAAAGATGAATGAGCTGTTTTGCCTGACAAAGGAAAAAGGCTTTGAAAATGTGTCTATGGATATACTTTCAATGGGTATGTCGGGCGATTATGAAATGGCTATAAAGCATGGCTCAAATCTTATCAGGATCGGCACTAAGCTGTTCGGCGCAAGAAATTATTTGAAAGGTTGA
- the miaA gene encoding tRNA (adenosine(37)-N6)-dimethylallyltransferase MiaA, with protein sequence MDNKIPLIVVCGPTASGKTALAVELAKLYNGEVVSADSMQIYKGMSIATAKPTAEEMQGIAHHLIDFVEPDVKFSVADYLPLARECISDIYSRGKQPIICGGTGLYISSLINNVRFEEIKSDPQLRARLEAEYKELGAHAMWQRLLEIDPETANSVHENNVPRVIRGIEAYMLTGKQLSQLRKESITEESDYKSCIIGLGFKDRAVLYDRINRRVDIMIEDGLIEECRSVYESCTLETACQAIGYKELIPYFKGEKPLDECVELIKQETRHYAKRQLTWFRRMEGINWVDPSESSDFENFLRNVQKIVAKTIFL encoded by the coding sequence ATGGATAATAAGATACCGCTTATAGTTGTTTGTGGGCCTACAGCATCAGGAAAGACAGCACTTGCTGTCGAGCTGGCTAAATTGTATAACGGAGAAGTCGTTTCGGCAGATTCGATGCAGATATACAAAGGTATGTCTATCGCAACGGCCAAGCCAACAGCAGAAGAAATGCAGGGTATCGCACATCATCTTATAGATTTTGTCGAACCTGATGTGAAATTCAGCGTCGCTGATTATCTGCCGCTTGCAAGAGAGTGTATCAGCGATATATACAGCAGAGGAAAGCAGCCGATAATATGCGGCGGCACAGGGCTATATATTTCTTCACTTATCAATAATGTCAGGTTTGAGGAGATCAAGTCTGACCCTCAGCTAAGAGCAAGGCTTGAAGCTGAGTACAAGGAGCTTGGTGCTCATGCGATGTGGCAGAGACTGCTTGAAATCGACCCCGAGACTGCAAACAGCGTTCATGAAAACAATGTGCCTCGTGTAATAAGGGGTATCGAAGCATATATGCTTACCGGAAAGCAGCTCTCGCAGCTGAGAAAGGAAAGCATAACTGAAGAAAGCGATTATAAAAGCTGTATCATAGGGCTTGGCTTTAAGGACAGAGCGGTGCTTTATGACAGGATAAACAGGCGTGTCGATATTATGATAGAAGACGGGCTGATAGAAGAATGCAGGTCAGTTTATGAAAGCTGCACCCTTGAGACAGCTTGTCAAGCGATAGGTTATAAAGAGCTTATCCCTTACTTTAAAGGTGAAAAGCCGCTTGATGAATGTGTTGAGCTTATTAAGCAGGAGACACGTCATTACGCCAAAAGACAGCTGACGTGGTTTCGCAGAATGGAAGGTATAAACTGGGTCGACCCGTCTGAAAGCAGTGATTTTGAAAATTTTTTAAGAAATGTTCAAAAAATTGTAGCCAAAACTATTTTTTTGTGA
- a CDS encoding cell division protein SepF, whose protein sequence is MAQERPISTSYGEAKARETRITSNSSTKDSLALVLARPNDFSEVTNIGNDVNAGKTVLLNLETVKSEDARRILDFLSGVAYANDATIKMMAQKTFAIYPDNVKFEGKDLLNEIENNGYSF, encoded by the coding sequence ATGGCACAGGAAAGACCTATCAGCACATCATACGGCGAGGCTAAGGCAAGAGAGACAAGGATAACTTCCAACAGCTCCACAAAGGACTCGCTGGCACTTGTTCTTGCAAGACCCAATGATTTTTCTGAGGTTACAAATATAGGTAATGATGTTAATGCCGGAAAGACTGTTCTTCTCAACCTCGAGACTGTAAAGAGCGAGGACGCAAGAAGAATACTTGATTTTCTTTCGGGCGTTGCTTATGCCAACGATGCAACTATCAAGATGATGGCTCAGAAGACCTTTGCTATTTATCCTGACAACGTAAAGTTCGAGGGCAAGGATCTTCTCAATGAGATAGAAAATAACGGCTATAGCTTTTAA
- the hfq gene encoding RNA chaperone Hfq, with protein sequence MNKNINLQDVFLNQARKERIAVTMFLTNGYQFKGTVKGFDSYVVILDVEGKQYLVYKHAISTIVPAAYINLLESADNNQE encoded by the coding sequence ATGAATAAGAATATTAATCTGCAGGATGTTTTTTTAAACCAGGCAAGAAAGGAAAGGATAGCTGTTACGATGTTCCTTACAAACGGTTACCAGTTCAAGGGTACTGTAAAGGGCTTTGACAGCTATGTTGTCATACTTGATGTTGAGGGCAAGCAGTATCTTGTTTACAAGCACGCTATTTCAACAATAGTTCCGGCAGCATATATCAATCTGCTTGAATCCGCAGATAACAATCAGGAATAA